In one Ficedula albicollis isolate OC2 unplaced genomic scaffold, FicAlb1.5 N01312, whole genome shotgun sequence genomic region, the following are encoded:
- the MED11 gene encoding mediator of RNA polymerase II transcription subunit 11 yields the protein GVPRCDSALPPGLVILELSKEKPQERHLDRQAAQFGAAVAKVEAELSAQIRYLTQVSRGDFGGPRWDLRGFGWSQVGFRGSQLALNRLDYARRRLAELARGCELMLEQ from the exons ggtgtgcccaggtgtgactctgctctgcccccagggctggtgaTCCTGGAGCTGTCCAAGGAGAAGCCCCAGGAGCGACACCTGGACCGCCAGGCCGCCCAGTTCGGCGCCGCCGTGGCCAAGGTGGAGGCCGAGCTCTCGGCCCAGATCCGCTACCTGACCCAGGTGAGCcggggggattttgggggtcccaggtgggatttgaggGGTTTTGGGTGGTCCCAGGTGGGTTTTAGGGgatcccag CTGGCGCTGAACCGGCTGGACTACGCCCGGCGGCGCCTGGCCGAGCTGGCGCGGGGCTGCGAGCTGATGCTGGAGCAGTGA